The following are encoded in a window of Candidatus Cloacimonadota bacterium genomic DNA:
- a CDS encoding glycosyltransferase — protein sequence MFLIVLILSIYYFSVLFFLSLGIWKLKRPSVSSTQHEISVIVAARNEEANILRLINCLLQQNYSPKRYELIIVDDRSEDRTAEIVTEAIKTTENLRLLRIPIEEQGGKKRALARGISQARYSILAFTDADCLPSPDWLQEISNHFTPEVSFIGGYSPLISDKNNFWIRLKNLERLSIFAVSAGSMGWNLGLTITARNMAYRKELYNKVNGFSGLENIPSGDDDLMLQRMSPYSKKMNFMFTQGSIVPSYDNKNLSGQINLETRRASKWRYYPFYIKIGTALVFLYYLAFFLMLLFFLIGKLSFHTFILLLLIKILAELIILIPFFQRIRTWQYLPLYPVALILHLPYFIFFGLKGTFGKYKWKS from the coding sequence GTGTTTCTCATCGTTCTTATTCTATCTATTTATTACTTTTCAGTACTCTTCTTTTTATCTCTGGGAATATGGAAGTTAAAAAGACCATCTGTTTCCAGTACTCAACATGAAATTTCTGTTATTGTAGCAGCTCGCAACGAAGAAGCTAACATCTTGCGACTAATAAATTGTTTGCTACAACAAAACTATAGCCCCAAGAGATATGAGTTAATTATAGTTGATGACCGCTCTGAAGACAGAACTGCAGAGATAGTAACAGAGGCAATAAAAACTACTGAGAACTTAAGATTGCTCAGAATTCCTATCGAAGAACAAGGGGGTAAGAAACGGGCTTTAGCAAGGGGGATCTCTCAGGCAAGATATTCTATCCTTGCTTTTACTGATGCGGATTGTCTTCCATCTCCAGACTGGTTGCAAGAGATTAGTAATCACTTTACCCCCGAAGTCAGTTTTATCGGAGGATATTCACCTTTAATTTCTGATAAAAACAACTTCTGGATAAGATTAAAGAATCTGGAAAGATTATCAATTTTTGCGGTGTCAGCAGGTAGTATGGGTTGGAATCTCGGCTTAACTATTACGGCAAGGAATATGGCTTATCGAAAAGAGCTTTACAATAAAGTTAATGGGTTTTCCGGATTAGAGAATATCCCCTCCGGTGACGATGATCTAATGCTGCAAAGAATGTCTCCCTATTCAAAGAAAATGAACTTTATGTTTACTCAAGGCTCTATAGTACCATCTTATGATAATAAAAATCTAAGCGGACAGATCAATCTGGAAACTCGAAGAGCTTCTAAATGGCGATATTATCCTTTTTATATAAAGATTGGAACAGCATTGGTTTTTCTCTATTATCTAGCTTTCTTCTTGATGCTCCTATTCTTTTTGATTGGCAAATTATCTTTTCACACCTTTATTCTTCTTTTATTGATCAAGATATTAGCTGAACTGATAATTTTAATACCCTTTTTCCAGAGAATACGGACTTGGCAATATCTTCCCTTATACCCTGTTGCTCTGATCTTACATCTTCCCTACTTTATATTCTTTGGCTTGAAAGGAACTTTTGGAAAATACAAATGGAAATCCTGA
- the dnaX gene encoding DNA polymerase III subunit gamma/tau, with translation MSYIVLARKYRPQTFDEVFAQEHITTILKNAITFNRIAHAFLFTGSRGVGKTSLARILAKSLNCMEGLSATPCNKCENCREITQSTSTDVVEIDGASNTGVEDIRDLQKELMYATSKSRYKIFIIDEVHMLSKNAFNALLKTLEEPPEQVVFIFATTEPHKVLPTIISRCQRYDFKRIPIDAIVEHLRAICSEEKIKVEDEALYLVAKKAEGSMRDALSLMDQLIALGKQDTKTNDVLALFGIVSTDIYHKITEYIYQKNAAAIIGLIHNILDKGNDLQEFINGYLDYIRTMLLIKTKVPLPELPPTVREEMEKINQNFSEDTLLYILSILIKTKSEIKFSGNPVLITEMTFIKLTKIDNMKSLAEILKSLQFSDISPMKKPVTTTQKTRSEKLQDTLKEKMDKEIDEEMPKYTEITEQIYNETKDKLRRRLENALPWAADFFSDIKLIKIRNNIIHLKTTSQMAYDYLEKNHQKVSDIVSQFYRLDVKLHFVLEVEKKDKPEIIKNPTLEDIKRETPEIAEFIELTDATVRPLYDYKPDKKEPEPDK, from the coding sequence ATGTCTTATATCGTATTGGCAAGAAAATACAGACCACAAACTTTCGATGAGGTCTTTGCTCAAGAACACATAACTACAATACTAAAAAATGCAATTACTTTTAATAGGATAGCCCATGCCTTTTTGTTTACCGGTTCAAGAGGAGTTGGTAAAACTTCATTAGCCCGCATATTAGCTAAAAGCTTAAATTGTATGGAGGGGTTATCAGCTACTCCCTGTAATAAATGTGAAAATTGCAGGGAAATAACTCAAAGCACTTCCACAGATGTAGTCGAGATAGACGGTGCTTCCAATACCGGAGTAGAAGATATTCGAGATTTGCAAAAAGAATTGATGTATGCAACGTCTAAATCGCGATATAAGATATTTATCATCGATGAAGTTCACATGCTCTCCAAGAATGCCTTTAATGCGCTGCTTAAGACTTTGGAAGAACCGCCTGAACAGGTTGTTTTTATCTTTGCAACAACCGAACCACATAAAGTTTTACCGACAATAATTTCTCGTTGCCAACGATATGATTTTAAAAGAATCCCTATAGATGCTATTGTTGAACATCTCAGAGCTATTTGTTCAGAGGAAAAGATAAAAGTTGAAGATGAGGCCTTATACTTGGTTGCCAAGAAAGCAGAAGGGAGTATGCGCGATGCTCTCTCCTTAATGGATCAATTAATTGCTTTAGGTAAGCAAGATACTAAAACAAATGATGTTCTAGCCCTATTTGGTATTGTCTCTACTGATATATATCATAAAATTACCGAGTATATCTATCAGAAAAATGCAGCAGCCATTATTGGTCTGATCCATAATATCTTAGATAAAGGAAATGATCTGCAAGAGTTTATTAACGGTTATCTCGATTACATCAGGACAATGCTCTTGATCAAAACCAAGGTTCCCTTACCGGAACTACCCCCAACAGTTCGAGAAGAGATGGAGAAGATCAATCAGAATTTCAGCGAAGATACACTTCTCTACATTCTTTCGATCTTGATCAAGACAAAGAGCGAGATCAAATTTTCTGGGAATCCGGTTCTCATAACCGAAATGACTTTCATCAAGTTGACTAAAATTGATAATATGAAATCTTTAGCAGAGATTCTTAAATCCCTTCAATTTTCAGATATTTCTCCAATGAAGAAACCGGTTACGACAACTCAAAAAACCCGGAGTGAGAAACTACAAGACACCCTGAAAGAGAAGATGGACAAAGAGATCGACGAAGAGATGCCAAAATATACTGAGATCACGGAGCAGATATACAATGAAACAAAAGATAAGTTAAGGCGTCGTTTGGAAAATGCTCTTCCCTGGGCAGCAGACTTCTTCTCTGATATTAAACTAATTAAGATCAGGAACAATATTATTCATCTCAAAACTACTTCTCAGATGGCTTATGATTATTTAGAAAAGAACCATCAGAAAGTATCCGATATTGTTTCCCAGTTTTATAGATTAGATGTAAAATTACATTTTGTCTTAGAAGTTGAGAAAAAGGACAAGCCAGAAATAATAAAGAACCCTACTTTAGAAGACATCAAAAGAGAGACACCGGAGATAGCTGAGTTTATTGAACTAACAGATGCTACAGTAAGACCTTTGTATGACTATAAACCTGATAAGAAAGAACCGGAACCAGATAAGTAA
- a CDS encoding class I SAM-dependent methyltransferase produces the protein MEILKKKYQVILSRLEQQREESRRLWNIGQETVDFLALLLKLKKPKNILELGTSNGYSAFWIATITEDFASSIETIECDEERYNMAKENLATISNIKIHFAKAEEIIPNLENNYDFVFIDANKEQYHHYLDLLIPKLNDQALIVADNVLSHQHSVKLFSKKLHNNHNFDSITIPIESGLEVAIYNSF, from the coding sequence ATGGAAATCCTGAAAAAAAAATATCAAGTTATCTTATCTCGTTTAGAGCAACAAAGAGAAGAAAGCAGACGACTCTGGAACATTGGTCAAGAAACGGTAGATTTTCTTGCTCTGCTTCTCAAACTTAAGAAGCCAAAAAATATCTTGGAATTAGGAACTTCCAACGGTTATTCTGCATTTTGGATAGCTACAATAACAGAAGATTTTGCTAGTAGTATCGAGACAATCGAATGTGATGAAGAGAGATACAATATGGCAAAAGAAAATCTCGCTACTATCAGTAATATTAAAATACACTTCGCTAAAGCAGAGGAAATAATACCTAACTTAGAGAATAATTACGATTTCGTTTTTATTGATGCCAATAAAGAACAGTATCATCATTATTTAGACCTACTCATACCTAAACTGAACGATCAAGCATTAATTGTTGCCGATAATGTCTTGTCTCATCAGCACTCAGTAAAACTTTTTTCGAAAAAACTTCACAATAATCATAACTTTGATAGTATTACCATACCTATTGAATCGGGCTTAGAAGTTGCTATTTATAATTCTTTTTAA